The Myxocyprinus asiaticus isolate MX2 ecotype Aquarium Trade chromosome 46, UBuf_Myxa_2, whole genome shotgun sequence genome includes the window attcatatttaaaaaatatgaatacaaTCATTTAGAAATACTGAATCTGTAACCCAAGAAATGTACataaaattaacttaattaaaaataagttactgtaatcagattacaacatTTGTAATGTAATGCATCACACTAATTTTTTGGCAGAAAATAATtcgatttttatttaaatgggatctaaattaaaaaaaagaataataattttaaaacaggtttcctgccattgtttaaaaacaatacattgtTTTATGTCATTGGTTTGTTGCttttgggctggttgggatgctcaaacaaacagagcaatgttctgaTGCACAGAGTCACAATATTTCAACAGAAATATCAACAgatgaatggcttacttgtctCTCCATATAAAGCTGTGATAGGAGAACTATTGTATTATCGAGAAAATGACTCAtcacttttaaaataaacatcaaaagTAATTTAGTAAATATGAAACTTGAAAAAAACAGATGTTAAACTGGCATATGGGTTATTAGCAACAAGACAATGTTAGCAACTCTCTTAATTTTTGTCTTAGTACTTGAAATGGAAAAGGAGCATTTTATAAGGgcctcaatacatttttattttttttatttatttttttttaccttattttaGCTTTATTTTCATCCTTTTTTGTTCCCAAGTGAAACCCAGAGTCAGACTAATTCAGAAAGCAAACACAGATTCTGGCGGGTCTCGGGTGAGTTGTTTGGCAACAGGATTTTACCCTCGTCACATCAACCTGACTTTGTTTGGAGATGGGCAGCCTGTATCTGATCATGAGATCACTGGAGGAGATCTGCTGCCCAATGGTGATGGGACGTACCAGATGAGGAAGAGTCTGGAGATCAGTgcagaggaacagagagagaaacacaatTACACCTGCTCTGCTACACACCTCAGTCTGGACAACAAGATGGATGTAATTTTGGGTAATGAGCTCAAATAGGACAAGTGCATTATAAAATTGCTTTTGTGATAAATGAAAGtctgtgtgacttttttttttaaaaaaatttatcatGCTTCAGAGAATCCAGGGGAAACATTTGAGCAGGAAGTTGTCTTTGTGCCTGTGGTTGTGCCATTGGTGTTGGTAGCTGCCTTAATTATATGGTGGAGAAAGTGCATTAGAGGTAAATCaagaaatgaaaaacacaatgaACAGCCCGTGGAGCTAATTAAACTAAACCTGATCTTTTCAGAGCTTCAAACATTGTTCCAATTTTAAGCACTTCTgttgttaatttatttttgtgttttcctGAATTGTGTTGTAGCTTCCTCTTCAAGTGAATACTCTGCTTCTAGTAAGTATTTTctgtgtattttatgtatttttgtagtTGATGTGTGTTTATAAAATAATCTCATTTAACAGTTAAATGTTTTACAATTAAATTCGTGATTTAggatttttgttgttattgtaccCCAAGAATATAACCGcacattttatgtaattaaatatttttgaccTATTGATTAAATCTGAAATTCTTTTTCAGCTACTGAAGACAGTGTAGAATTATCATAAAAGTTTATAGGTAAAATGCATGCCATAATTTGATATAAAAAAGTCTGTCTtagaatgtttttctttctttcttttttttatgcacaCAATGCCCATAGAAAACATCTAATGGAGTATGTATTTAAAGGCCAAAAAAAGTGCATTAATGTGTTATGTAAAAAATGTCTCATAAATGGTGAAGAATTAATTGTTTTCAATAGCTTTTTtatgattttgctatgtttacattTAATGTTTAAACTGTCAGTGAAATATATGTTTGGAACTGGATGTGTTTTAGAAATAGAAACATTTTGGACAATAAGGgcacatatacaaatatatatttttgcaatatattttatttgtaaaaaatataatacatgtacaatatttacaaatgtatttaataggaaaataaattATCTGATAAATTACTGCAAAAGTAACAAACAAATAAAGTCTTCATTTTTCGATGAACACTCAGTGACCATCTGATTTTGGCATAAGATGACTTTGGACCTCAAATCCTCCCCATTATGTTCTTTATAGTAAAAACTCTTGATTGTAGTGTGTAGCATAATTTGTCATCATGCAGGGAAACTGTTAATGGAAAGAAAGTGTTTAGATTCAGAAATTCAGCACAAGGTGAAAGAAACAGGGTTTCTGCATGTTTCATTAAGCTTAATGTAGACTTTTTAAGACTCACCGCAACCTGAAGAAAATCATTGAAACAACTTGCATTAAATTGTTTAATCTTAGTCTTAAAATTTTATCTTTGTATCTTTTCTATCCAATATTAAACTGTAAAATCGCACAAATTCATTCAATGACAAAATGCTGTTTGATAAATTATTAAAAGTACGGGTGCTTTAATCCCAATGCAACAAATCAAGAGAACACttaagaaaataacaaaacaaagtcAAAAGCATCCTTACCATAAAGGACTGTGCATCTCTGGAGTATGAGGTAGATGGAAAGTTTATTTCCGTTTGCTGTACTGAATCTGTGAAGGCAGTGAATGTTGGACAGCACTGGGCACCATCCTGCAAAAGTCCTTGTGGCCCATCCAGACACCAGGTTCCTGGTAAAGTcccactttgaagcctttctgaTTGATCTTGTGAGTTACAGCAATTTGTAGTTGTTTCATGGTTGTAGAGCTCCTCATTGTGCCCAAGCTGAGCTGACAGATAGGAGATGTAGCTAATGGTGAGTCGAAGGGTCTCGATCTTGGTCAGGGTTTGTCCAGGAGGTGCTACAGAAGGAGGCAAATAGGTTTGGAGATTATGGAGAGCTTTGGTCAGGTCCCTCATCCTGAGCTTCTCTCTATCGCTGGCCGTCTGGCGCTTCATTCCAGGGTTTTTGGATCTGGAACGCCTCTTTTCTTCAGCAGGCAGAACTATTCTGGGTTTCTTGGCAGGTTGGCTGTCAATGTCAGTTTTTCCTGCCACCTCTGGCTGTCTTCCAGTTCCCCGCCAGCCCACAGGAGGAGAAAAGCATCCAGAGTCAATGGAGGTACTTGGAGAAAGACTGCCACAGGCACTATAGTACCCAGCATCAGAAATGGTAGATGACTGCTCATATTCAAAATGGCATTTGGTTCCTTGTAGCATAAATGGAGAAAAGTTGAACTCCATGGTTGTGATCTTTCCAAAGCTGAGGAGATGTTTCCTTCTGGTTCTCTAGTGAATGCTGATGAACTGGAAGCAGCCGCCCAATATATCCTGGATGAAAAGGTGTGATGTTGCACCTTCAGAAGGTGCTTAAGAATTTCAAAGAAGCAAGGAGACATCACACCAGGGGCAGGGGGTCTCTGGGAAAGCTCACATCACAAGCACAAGTGGGAGGTTGTGACTGCAGTGGTAAGATAACATTTATTGAAGGACAAGTTCAATATACATTTAGTTACActgtaacctgcaattgtttccttaaaggaatattcaggtttTAATCAAAGTTATGCTCAATCGGCAACATttatggcacaatgttgattacccccaaaaaacaatttcgacttgtccctctttcctttaaaaaaaacaaaaaagcatcagtcaaggttacaatgaggcacttacaatggaagtgaatggggccaatatttggagggtttaaagacacaaatgtgaagcttatcattttatcaAAGCATTTAcagtaattcttctgttgaaacatGTTTATTAGTTTAAACTGtcgtttttacggtcgttttagggtttaagggttgacaacgaagttgtaaaattataaagttataccgaaaaggttagtaagtgatttcattatactaaaatcatgttacactatgcatattgtttacgtcttgtggctatacttttgaatcagtgagtattttaatgtttacatattgtctccatttacttccattgtaagtgcctcttcgtaacccagatttttaaaggagggagaagtctaaatatttttttgtggttatcaatattgtaccaaaaatgctgttgatttagcttaacttgtattgaacccggaatattcctttaagaagtcaTTTCTACTTGAGCTAACAAAACAAAAGTGCTGTTGGTGTATTCACATTGAATCGGTGATATTATTTTTGACTTAAATCAAATCAATTAATTTGGATATTACTAAATGAAGCACTTTTTTTTACATAGATTTAGCTTGCACTGAACAGTGGCAACTTATATTTGTTTCTTCAATTATCTATTTCTGCTTCATTTAACCTACAAAATTACTATTGTTAGTGTAAACTAATCTGTCAAGTAAATGTAGtcaattatttaaaggaataaaaccaattaatttcGATGTTTCCACATGAAAAACTTTTTAATGTTAGCGAGACATTATTTTGATTTAgtcaaattatttattaatagacATAAATGTGTGTTCATTaagtttattgttgttttttctaTGAAAGATAAAGGTTTTGGCATTGCTGTTTTCAATTCCTCTACatcatgaaaagttttttttgttttttgtttgattaaCCCTGTCATTATGAGGCAAATCCATacagtgggggaaaaaaattaacctttaaaatatgtgcTTCATTTGGTAACATCTAACATCAAAAATATTTTCTGCTCTCACTAAatgaacctgaatacattaggttaaaccaacaaaatgcatttttaggGTAAGATCAGGTGGAAATTGCCCTAAAAGGCAATAATGGCAGGTAACGACTTTTTACGATGCacactgaaaaaatgttaaccttaaaatgtgcttcatgagtCAACATCTAAATAAACAGGTTTTATTCAATTCAAAACTTCTATTTAACATCAGGGGTCTTTCACATAGAAATAGTTCTTTAGTCTAATGATTGCAGGTTTTTAAATGTCTTATATTCAGCTTAACAAGCCTGCTTTCTCAGAGTAACACCTCTTTTCATGAAGTGTGTAGCCTGTAATCTGTCAGTTGTTCACAGTTCTTTGTTTAGACAACTGACATTTCCATCTGAGAGCCTCATGAGAACTGTGGAAGGACAGTTATTTAGAACAGGGCCCAAAAACTTGCTTGCATTGCAATTACTGTTTATCACGTGTCTGCTTTTTGACTCGATAGAAAATGAAATCTGGACTTTATTTTGTGGATCCAGTTGTTGTTTCCTTTTCTGAGGTGTTAGGTGACCTCTTCTCAAGCCTTGGCTTGTGGATTACAGCTTCAGTGTGAGTAGCTCCAAGGAAATGGTTCCCAGACCACAACGTGTCACTTTTCGCTCCTTGCAGTGCTGACCTGAAATAATACAATTTTTACGATGTCCAAAAGGAATGTTAGTTTGAAACAGgatcagacatttttttaaaaatcttgaaTGAAAAAGCTGGGACATCTGACTTGTGGATAAGGGCACAAAGATGGTCATAACATTATGGTCATGTTTCTTCGCTTTTAAAACAGCAAGGTTGAAGAATAGAGCTAAATCGCGAAAACTAATAGAATActagacaaacaaacaaataaacaattaaaaaaacacacaaaaatagctttacatCAGAAGTAAGGATAGTATGTGCTCATAACTCATTAAACTTGTCACTTCATgctttaaatgttgatttgaatTATCAGACCTCCCTGCAAATGAGTGCACTTCTTCCATTTCAAAGCCTTTCTTAGTTTTTCCTAAAGCATTAAAGGTCGATTAGCACATCtatgtgaaatgtttttcttatCCTGCTcggttaaatgttgatttcaggCAAACAACTAAATTGTCTAAATCCTTTCCTCCCAGTGTTCTGTAAACTGTGTATTGAGCTTTACATTACCATATCAGTCACAGGTCAGGGTAACTAGAGCAGAGTCTTAGTTCTAATTACCTCGGTATCTAACACCTTGAAACGCATGCAGTGTGCCAAGCCCTCTCTCATTAGAGTATTATGAAGATAAGGATGCATGAAGTTCAAGCTTTTGAAGGAATAATCCGTCCCAGACTTTGAGGTGCGAGGATGCTCTTTTTGTTGACCTGTGGTATATTAAGAAAGAGGCTCTATTTGCACAGGCCTGATTAGTACTTGGTTGAGATCTTTGTGTTCAATTACGGCAGGAAGAACTTTGGGAATATCATGTATTTATCATGTTTTGTTTGTAGggtttaaccccttaaactctggtgcatttttgggctgccacccaCAATTTTTcagactcaaatttaaaagctcaccattcacatatACTTTggacaaattgcaaaaaaatgtgTCTTATTTTTTAGAGAACCgtccaaataaagaaaataagactccaattattcataaataatattgtatgtgtttataatcttatgataaacagaataaaaagaaaaaactattattgttgtcctaactttgtaaacatgtaattctggttctgttcactcaacctcactttgaaaagtctccttttattccactaggttgcagaaagcactagaaaaatattttttttctctatcacattccatcacaatatacaggtctgaaatgtaggtggtgctctaacgcattttagccttCACTGATTcactcgtccatagacattcagtctaattttcagttcaagcaccacccttgttgtttcattgaatatcttagcctctgagtggactaaaagctcaatctaggtgtcagcTAGCTGAGATACTCCCCTTTGCcaagatataaaacattttatcatcaatagtcgaaaacatattttctgatgatttgttttgcatgctattCCTTCTGGATGCCATATTtttttctggacatctaagatataacattggattattcagccaagcaagctcacagacaagtaaacaatggcacaTTTTCAGAGAatttcctaaggtaaaagcatatataacgtttttagctatttggagcttacagcagcagttattggagcataaaagagagacgtttgtatttgatgacttacagaaatcatatttcactttgtgattcttttgaaaatctttctaaCTGTGGTATCAGGGCAAAATTaacctgagagtgagagctttcatttgatatatgagttgtccatttatgtgctatatgaaggacttttatttttgtataaatatttctaccccattacctctggggGCACTAATTTTCAACACAAATtctttgaggccttattttgttattttaagtaacataaatgcagaagtgatggttatctctgaaaagttcagattctaagctttcaaatgataccttaagcctgacttatgtatacgaagacttacattttttaagcgtaaactttttttcaCAACATAGTGCCCCCCTTTGGACCTGCCATCAGGTCCATAGAGTAGGTTTGAGTATAATTCagtcacaaaaatacatttctttttttacattaacaCAAATGCAAAGCTGTAAGTCTATACATTTTTACTTATACCTTTGACTAAGATATACATTTGTTTGCTAGGATGTTTTTAAGGTATGGTTGACTGATTTGGGCTTTTCAATGGCCGATAccaatattaatattttgtgaACTGAGTGGCTGATAGCTGATATTATGCCaatattgtcacagtctgtctccctcatgttcttcaaggactcttattttgaagttttcccctgatTACATCTCCCATAGATCACTTCCcgcatcacttccatctgctcaacctcacctgtattccattccctcatttagttccttgtgtataaataccgtctagttttgttcatccattgtcagtccttgaagtgttacgttgtgaaGTTAGTTTGTGATGTatagctttatagtttgttccactccagcgattataattaaaagattcaaAGTATCTATTCCTGCATCTCTTCCTCTCCAGTACCCAGCGTTACAAATATACTGTTCACTATTGAAATTACTGATGGCAAGTACATTAATAAAATTATTGatattaaatgaaattatttattttacgcAATATTTATTCAAAAGAGTTATTGGTCAATATAGATAATCTGACGGCCAAATATCCGACAATAAATTGGCCTGATATATCAGTCACTAATCACTCATTTAGAGTATTATATATGTATGGAATAGTTCCAGTTAATTCATTATGCAACTTTTATTTCTTATTCAGTCAGTTAGACAGAGAACAAAATCATAacaatacaggtgctggtcatataattagaatatcatcaaaaagttgatttatttcactaattccattcaaaaagtgaaacttgtatattatattcattcattacacacagattgatatatttcaaatgtttatttcttttaattttgatgattataactgacaactaaggaaaatcccaaattcagtatctcagaaaattagaatattgtgaaaaggttcaatattgaagacacctggtgccacactctaatcagctaattaactcaaaacacctgcaaaggcctttaaatggtctctcagtctagttctgtacgctacacaatcatggggaagactgctgacttgacagttgtccaaaagacgaccattgacacgttgcacaaggagggcaagacacaaaaggtcattgcaaaagaggctggctgttcacagagctctgtgtccaagcacattaatagagaggcgaagggaaggaaaagatgtggtagaaaaaagtgtacaagcaatagggataaccgcaccctggagaggattgtgaaacaaaacccattcaaaaatgtgggggagaaccactacgcacagacgtatgcaagacatgggtttcagctgtcacattccttgtgtcaagccactcttgaacaacagacagcgtctgaagcgtctcgcctggactaaagacaaaaaggactggactgctgctgagtggtccaaagttatgttctctgatgaaagtaaattttgcatttcctttggaaatcagggtcccagagtctggaggaagagaggagaggcacacaatccacgttgcttgaggtccagtgtaaagtttccacagtcagtgatggtttggggtgccatgtcatctgctggtgtcggtccactgtgttttctgaggtccaaggtcaacgcagccgtataccaggaagttttagagcacttcatgcttcctgctgctgaccaactttatggagatgcagatttcattttccaacaggacttggcacctgcacacagtgccaaagcaaccagtatctggtttaaggaccatggtatccctgttcttaattggccagcaaactcgcctgaccttaaccccatagaaaatctatggggtattgtgaagaggaagatgcgatatgtcagacccaacaatgcagaagagctgaaggccactatcagagcaacctgggctctcataacacctgagcagtgccacagactgatcgactccatgccacgctgcattgctgcagtaattcaggcaaaaggagccccaactaagtattgagtgctgtacatgctcatactttacatgttcatacttttcagttggccaagatttctaaaaatcctttctttgtattggtcttaagtaatattctaattttctgagatactgaatttgggattttccttagttgtcagttataatcatcaaaattaaaagaaataaacatttgaaatatatcagtctgtgtgtaatgaatgaatataatatacaagtttcactttttgaatggaattagtgaaataaatcaactttttgatgatattctaattatatgaccagcacctgtaaacTGGCAGGGCTGGTTAATTGTTTAATTAAGTTTTAATTGCATGTTGAATTTGCTTTACATGCTGGAATCTGGGTATATGTTGATACTCATTTGTTGAAGCCCATTATCCAAATTTGGATactaatttacatgtaaataacaGGGAGAAAAAGCTCAGAGCTTTGTGATACTGCTGTAACTGCCTAACTGTCTTTTGATTAGGTTGATCTTACATTGTtgcaacatattaagtataaatcATGTAACAAAAGCTAAATGgtgactatatatacagtatatatacagtatatatatatcgggagaaccgggacattTCTGGGGACAATGGGGCTAAGGAGGGCTGCAAAACGGTGCCGCTATATTTCCCGAAGGGGgccgtgatatgcagaaaaggaaagCGACACATATAcacttgtcattgcagtctcttggcacaatcatgatttcaagctcgattacacttcctattgtgccatctagcgctctgtgcatgcgtacCACTCAAccttttatgttattttgcaCATTCTACCCTTTTCTTCTTATTTGCCAGTTCCagatgtggctttttctttgaaagTCTTCCTAAAATGCCAATATCTCAGAGTCTTCTCTTCAATACTGCAGATGGAACTGGTGTTTGGCATGTACTGGTCATTAAAGCTGCCAGTTTAGGATCTGTAAGGGGGCTGATTCTAAAATTAGAGACTCTTGTCCTTATTGTTGTGCCTCTGGGCTGTCCatttccctctctatcctggttaaaTCCAGTTTGGTTTCTTCTTTCAAGAAAGTAGtgtatggaatagccttcatctctcaaaagaacaatagacTGAAGAATTTCTAGATggatttttttttggcaatttttactgtattttacttatGTTTGGGCAATAGTGGCACAGTGTGTCAGGAGTGAAACAAAATGAGAGAGCTGGGGCAGAAAAAAGACTGCTAAGCTATTTGGCTCTACAATGGTGCCCTCTTCTGGAAACATTAGCTCAAGGAAGTAAccatattcaggattggggggacaaaatgtaataatttaattatcaacCATGGAAAATACATATCATAAATACATATCAGTAGAccactttaaaaatgtttaaaaataaatcctatttatttaaaatcttaattttgaaAAAACATTCATGTCTATGTTGTTTGTAAACTAtcgtattaaaaaaacaaacaaaaaaagtcagaaccaaaatattgtgataaaatgctttattataaatatcaataaattagtattatttttgtacaaaaaaagatagcatacaaaatatataatattaaaatagaatattaaaatgatataaagcaatatattaaaatacattaaatactgTACAGCTGAGTACACACAATAGTTTTGGCATATACAGAGTTTCATCCCCAGAATTCTGGTGCTATGCTGGGACAGTGGACGGCTTTGCTGTAGTGCTACAAAGAGAGGAAAAGTTggtaagtttattttatttatcatataGAGCCTAAAATATAAGTTAAGCTAACACAGTGTGCATGCAAGCTGAATTTAACTGGATTGAATTTTCAAATACACAAGCATAAAACACAGCACACACCTGGTATACCGCAGCTGTATCCGTATACAAATGAAATTACAATAGAGACTCCAAGCTTGAGTTAAAGGAGTCATCATAAGCGGGTGTCTCCATGCCCATGTAAACTTGACAACGTTCCACTTCTTTTGTCCTCAACCTGCTTTCTGTACTGAAGTTGCTTTGATGCTGTTCTTGGTATGCTGTAACCCCATCTCTAAATCCCCAGTACTTTGGAATTGAACTGGACCAGCAAAACCCTTCGGTCTGGTTTTGAGATGAATCTTGGTATCTAGAAGTTCCCAGGTCCCTCATTTTGCAGAGAGACTCTT containing:
- the LOC127435916 gene encoding T-cell surface glycoprotein CD1c-like isoform X1, yielding MKTLKGYLKRRGNQVNRKVKPRVRLIQKANTDSGGSRVSCLATGFYPRHINLTLFGDGQPVSDHEITGGDLLPNGDGTYQMRKSLEISAEEQREKHNYTCSATHLSLDNKMDVILENPGETFEQEVVFVPVVVPLVLVAALIIWWRKCIRGKSRNEKHNEQPVELIKLNLIFSELQTLFQF
- the LOC127435916 gene encoding T-cell surface glycoprotein CD1c-like isoform X2: MKTLKGYLKRRGNQVNRKVKPRVRLIQKANTDSGGSRVSCLATGFYPRHINLTLFGDGQPVSDHEITGGDLLPNGDGTYQMRKSLEISAEEQREKHNYTCSATHLSLDNKMDVILENPGETFEQEVVFVPVVVPLVLVAALIIWWRKCIRASSSSEYSASSKYFLCILCIFVVDVCL
- the LOC127435686 gene encoding mesoderm posterior protein 2-like — encoded protein: MEFNFSPFMLQGTKCHFEYEQSSTISDAGYYSACGSLSPSTSIDSGCFSPPVGWRGTGRQPEVAGKTDIDSQPAKKPRIVLPAEEKRRSRSKNPGMKRQTASDREKLRMRDLTKALHNLQTYLPPSVAPPGQTLTKIETLRLTISYISYLSAQLGHNEELYNHETTTNCCNSQDQSERLQSGTLPGTWCLDGPQGLLQDGAQCCPTFTAFTDSVQQTEINFPSTSYSRDAQSFMFNIG